The proteins below come from a single Etheostoma spectabile isolate EspeVRDwgs_2016 chromosome 4, UIUC_Espe_1.0, whole genome shotgun sequence genomic window:
- the si:ch211-112f3.4 gene encoding EF-hand and coiled-coil domain-containing protein 1 gives MDRNALDLPRVQPSPRAARKSEWLRSALAHHHCPDPGVDNEIVVLATGIDQYLQEVFHHLAYPNRNDMVSAEDFTALCAVLGLGTGAEKGKKRMKGGTGDGDRQKDEEDEDFMDICSMLPCQLSFKDFHSRLCGYFRVRSARGGAAKCAWRLPVTEDTELVERQIRLRWPRVRRRKCVSFDLTRDQNGPVNRLINGRTAEHSESDEVAALRELVEDLRSALQGSDARCLALEVALRQERSRPPPSPSSFSSMVSTHKTSINLIQGKLVPTHRIKGQCVCDAARRVARRQDIRDPLVRELKLIRSSRDGQLEEAMKFNEHLEEELRWAYQEVRKLHGAESELRKKNAQIRRRAEEAREALSLGLQRVRMIQEQAQSVPQLQSRITQLETELHLYSSHCTCISDHAQQQLYLIGAEDACSKPQAERLQRAVEGRAASDEEEEDRGMREEGQGCLSDGKKHRLHGCGKGCQSNEVHQFISPSHLHDKTLISTVKDSRGRCSWKGQTQEQPEGSRGFEKEKVHLRSCS, from the exons ATGGACCGCAACGCACTGGACCTGCCGCGCGTCCAGCCCTCGCCACGGGCAGCGCGTAAAAGCGAGTGGCTCCGGAGCGCCCTGGCCCATCACCACTGCCCCGACCCCGGCGTGGATAACGAAATCGTGGTCCTGGCCACTGGAATAGACCAATACCTGCAGGAGGTCTTTCACCACCTGGCCTACCCCAACCGGAACGATATGGTGTCGGCGGAGGACTTCACCGCGCTGTGCGCCGTACTGGGACTAGGTACCGGAGcggagaaaggaaagaagaggaTGAAAGGAGGAACTGGAGATGGAGATAGacaaaaagatgaagaagatgaagattTTATGGATATTTGCTCTATGTTGCCCTGCCAGCTTTCCTTTAAAGACTTCCACTCGCGGCTCTGTGGGTATTTCCGTGTGCGCAGTGCGCGTGGAGGAGCTGCGAAGTGTGCCTGGCGCCTCCCGGTCACAGAGGACACGGAGCTGGTTGAGAGACAGATCCGGCTCCGCTGGCCGCGTGTCAGACGGAGAAAATGTGTGAGTTTTGATTTGACGAGGGATCAGAATGGACCCGTCAACAGATTGATTAACGGTCGAACCGCAGAACACAGCGAGTCAG ATGAGGTAGCAGCTCTGAGGGAGCTGGTGGAGGACCTCCGCTCTGCGCTGCAGGGAAGCGACGCCCGCTGCCTGGCCCTGGAGGTGGCCCTCCGACAAGAGAGGAGCCGCCCCCCCCCTTCTCCGTCCAGCTTCAGTTCCATGGTTTCAACTCACAAAACTTCCATCAACCTCATACAGGGAAAACTGGTACCAACACACAGAATTAAAGGACAGTGCGTCTGTGATGCGGCGAGGAGGGTGGCGAGGAGACAGGACATCAGGGACCCCCTTGTGAGGGAGCTGAAGCTGATTCGCTCCTCGCGTGATggacagctggaggaggccaTGAAATTCAATGAACATCTGGAGGAGGAGCTGCGATGGGCGTACCAGGAGGTGCGCAAGCTTCACGGGGCGGAGTCTGAATTGAGGAAGAAGAACGCTCAGATCAG GAGGCGGGCGGAGGAGGCCAGGGAGGCCCTGAGCTTGGGGCTTCAGAGGGTTCGGATGATCCAGGAGCAGGCTCAGTCTGTGCCACAGCTTCAGTCCAGGATCACCCAACTGGAGACTGAACTACACCTGTACAG CTCCCACTGCACCTGCATCTCTGATCACGCCCAGCAACAACTTTACCTAATCGGAGCAGAAGACGCCTGTAGCAAGCCAC AGGCAGAGCGTCTGCAGAGAGCGGTGGAAGGAAGAGCTGCTtcggatgaagaggaggaggacagagggaTGAGGGAGGAAGGACAGGGCTGCCTGTCGGATGGGAAGAAGCACCGACTGCACGGCTGTGGCAAAGG aTGTCAGAGCAATGAGGTCCACCAATTCATCTCTCCGAGTCACCTGCATGATAAAACCCTCATCAGCACTGTTAAGGACAGCAGGGGGCGCTGCAGCTGGAAGGGCCAAACCCAGGAGCAGCCTGAGGGAAGCAGAggctttgaaaaagaaaag GTCCATCTCAGGTCTTGCAGTTAG